The genomic segment GCCTGCAGCCACCACGCGAACTCAGCACACGAACTGGGGAAACCGGCGACCGTCGGCGACGTATCCCGGCTCCTCCCGGTGCGCCACGCGGCGGCGTCTGCGCCATGCTTGGTGGGGTTACCGGGCCGGGTGCTCCAACACGCACCTGCTCTTCGAGTACATCAGCGCGTCCCTACCCCGGCAACCTGGCTCGCAGGTCACGACGGTCCCCATCCGTCATTCAGCGCGTTCACGGCGTCGGTCACCGTTGTGTGGAGGCGATCCGGGCTGAGGGTCGCGTGCAGGGGGTGCCGGGACAGCGAGCGCGTGGGGCCGGCCCGGACCCGAGCCACATGAAGCTCGACTCCCTGATGGTCGAGGTCCGCGGCGAGGTCCGCCAGGGTGTCCAGGACGGGCAGGCCGAGCCGGTAGCTCGCCGTCAGGTCCACCACTACGGCACGGGGCGGGCGGTCGGATGCCGCTACCAGCTCCTTCACGGCCGTGCGGACGCGATTGACGTTGCCGAAGAAGAGCGCCCCGTCCGGCCGGGCCACGAGGATTCCCGGTGCGGCCACGGCTCGTGGGTGCTCCTGCAGGTCGCCCCACACGGCCGTGCCGGGCAGCAGCCCCAGGGCCGCCACACGCGGGGTGCTGGAATAGGCGATGAACAGCAGCAGCGACATCAATACCGCGAGCAGCAGCCCGGGCAGCAGATCGAAGACCAGAACACCGATCAGGGCGGTCAGAGCGATCCAGAGGCTGGGCCGGTCGTGCGTGGCGTAGCGGCGCATTTCCCCGACACGCAGGAAGCCCTTCACGGCCACGATCACGATCGCCCCGAGCACCGCCTCGGGCAGTGGGGTGAACAACGAGGTCAGGAAGGCCCCGGTGAACAGCACCAGCACTGCCGCGACCAGGGAGACCATCGGGCTGCGGCCGCCCGCGCCCTCGGCGGCGGCGCTGCGCGACGCGCTGCCGGAGACCACGAAGCCGCGGAAGAAGCCCACCGCGAGGTTGACCGCGCCCACCGCGACCATCTCACGGTCGGCCTTCACCTCGTCGCCGTGGAGGCGGGCGAAGCGGCCGGCGATGCTGTAGGACTCGGCGAAGACGACCAGCGCCACCCCGAGGGAGCCGCCGACGAGCTCGGCCCAGTCGGCGGACGTGATATCGGGCAGGTGAGGGGCCGGCACGGCCGCCGGGATCCTACCCACCGTCTCCACGCCGTGGGCGTGCAGGTTGAAGGCCTGGGAGAAGATCAGGCCGGCGGCCAGCACGATCAGCGAGGCCGGCAGCCGCGGCAGGAGGCGCTCCAGCAGCAGCAGCGAGGCCACCGCGGCCACGCCGACGGTGATCGTGGTCCACGACCAGTCGCCCGCCTGGCTCACCAGCTTCGCCAGGCGTTGGAAGAAGTCCCCCTCCCCGCTGGAGACACCGAGGATCTTCCCCGTCTGCCGCACCATGATCGTCAACGCCATGCCGAAGAGGAAGCCGACCAGGGCGGGCTCCGCCAGAAAGTTGGTCAGGAACCCCAGCCGGGCCGCTCCGGCTGCCACCAGCACCGCGCCCACGATCACCGCCAGCGCCGCTGACAACCCGACGATGGCGCCCGGGTCACTGCTGACGCCCTTGACGGTGGACGCCGACAGCACGGCCGCGGCCGACGTCGCCCCCACGATCAGAAAGCGCGAACCCCCCAGCAACGCGTAGCCCGCGAGAGCGATCGGAGCAGCGTAGAACGCGTTCTGCGGAGGGACTCCGGCGATCTCCGCATACGCCACCGACTCCGGCACGATCAACGCCCACACCGTCAGGCCGGCGAGTAGGTCACCGCGCAGCAACTCCCGCCGGTAGCCGCGTACCCAGTCGGCCACCGGCAAGGCGGAGAAGCGGCGTCGGCCGGTCAGCCGACGCGGCGGACCGGCGGGCACTGCCAGCGCGCGTCGATGACTTCGGGGCGTGGGAGGTACATGCGCAGCGCGACGAACCAGATGCCCTCTTGCGGTGTGGGCAACCAGTTGTTCTCCCGGTCGGAGCCCGGTGAGTCGGGCTGCAGATGGAGGGTCAGGCTGCCGTCCGGCTCGGTGACCAGTCCGCGGGTGCGGTCTCCGATGGAGTAGCGGTCGATCGGGCTGGCGATCAGGTTCCTGGTCTCGTCATAGGCGGTCAGGGACCAGAAAGCGTCGACGGGGGGCAGCGACCCAGCCCCGAAGCGGATCTCATAACGGCCCGTCGACAGCTTCTCGCCCTCCGCGTCGTCGAAGGCGACGAGGTACACCGTCTCCTCGAGATCGTTCGCGGCGACACCGAACAGGGCCTGCTCCGCGGCCCGCTTGACGAAGTCGTCGCCGAAATGACCCATCTCCGGCGGCGGGTAACGCCAGCCGTTGATCAGTTTGGCCCAGTCTCCGCTGAGCAGTTGCTCCTGCAGCATGGGCAGGCCGGCAGCGGCGGCGGCGATCAGTCCCTGCTGGACGGATTCGGGCTGCTCCTGCACATCGAGGCCGGCGCCCACGCCGATCTCCGCGAACTGCCTGAGCAGGATCTCATGGCGCTCCGGAGGAGGGTTCTCGGCCAGCATCGCGTTCAGCGTCTTCCACGGCGCGAGCGGATCCTGCTCCTGATCGACGGGCTCCAGCACGTCACGGCGCTCCGGCACGACGACGCCCTGCTTTCCGAACAGGTGGAGCGGCGTCAGCCGGTACCGGTCCTGCAGCGCGTGCACAGCGGGCAGATCGTGCTCACCGTCGACCAAAGTGCGGCCGAGCACCAGGATCCACGGGCTGGGGGCGGTCGCCGTACGACGCACTCCCGCAGGGAGTTCTCCTTCCCATCCCGGACCCACGAGGGCGAAGTCGCCGGCGTGCGGCCCCGTGGCACGCCGACCGACGTAGGCGTAGTTGTCCGAGGTGATCCCGACGAGTTCGAAGGTGAAGTAGCGGTCGCCCATCTCCGGGTGCGAGAGGATGACGGGCTCCGTGCTCAGGTCGACCCAGGCGCACGAGTAGAGGGTGTCGTTGTTGGGCGCCAGACCTTCCCGGTCGGAGGCGTCGAAGAGCGTCCGGGCATGCCAGAAGTGGCCGACGGCGGAGTGCATCCTCATCTTCGGGTCGGCCGGCTCGGTCACCCACCCGTGGCGCAGCTCGGCATTGTAGATGTAGGGGAAGCCGTAGACGAAGGCCTGCTCCCCCAGTGTGTAGGCGTATTCGCGACGCCAGTCGCCGACCGCTTGCGGCGCGGGGCTCGAACCTGCGGAAGCCATCACCGCGCTCCTCTCTGTGACTCAGTCTGTGACTCAGTCTGTGACTCAGCGGCACGCGATACGGCCGCCCTCGGGGCCGGGCCGACGAGGCACCTCTGGCTCTCCGTGGGAGACGGCCACTCTCACCCGCCGTACCGCATCGGATACGAAGCAGGACGATTCATGCGAGTTGGGCCTACTTCGAGTAGATCACCGCAGCCACAGCCCGGCAACAGCACGTGATTGCGGCCGGATCTGTCCGGCAGCCTCGCGGACGTCGGCGTCGGGGTCGGCGTCGGCGGACCGGGCAGCGCGAGCAGGGTCTTGCGGGTGATCCGGGCCTCCTCGACCCCCCGGTCGAACTCCTCGAGCTGCGCCGTCAGTTCCGGATTGCTCCCCTGTTCGCTTCGGCCTGCGCGGCGATCTCACTCGCCCACTCCTCCAGGTGCGCCGGCACCGCGCCCAGGATCAGCTCGCCGCCGCTCGTGCGCCGCGTCGGGCGGGAGTGGCGGTGGCGGTCAGCGCCCTGGCCGTCCGGTCGCTCATGGCCCGGTACACCCTCGAGTCCTCCGAAGCGGGCCGGCGCTCCTGGTCACGTACGACTGACCCTCCTGGTCCGAACAGGTGTCGAGCCGCGTGCGCAGGCCCGGGGAGGACGGGCTGGAAGCGGTGGCCCGGTTACGGTCGGTCGGTGAGCGGTCGGCGCCGACCGACGTACGGGAGGAACTGCTGTGCCGACTGCGGAGCCCCGGTCCATTGTCGCGATCCTCCCGATCATCTCGGGACTCTCCCTCGCTTTCACGATCACGGCCATCGACCCGCTGGTCCTCAGCCTGAACATGCCGCAGGTCAGCCGGGCGCTCCACGTGCCGCCCGACGTCATCGGATTCCTGGGAGGCGCTGCGACGCTGGTCATGGCCGCCGCCGTGCTCGCCGTGGGCAGTCTCGGGGACACCTTCGGCCTCAAGCGGCTGCTGACGCTGGGGCTGGTCGGCGACATCATCGTCAACCTGCTCTCCGCGATCTCCCCCGGCTACACGTTCCTACTGGTGACGCGCCTCCTCGACGGCCTGGCGCTGGCCGCGATCCTGGGCGTGTCGATGGCCCTGCTCAAGGTGTCGGTGCCGGCGGAGAGACGGCCGGCTGCCATCGGCATCTTCATGGCCATCGACATGGTGCTGTGCGGGGTGACCCCCGCGATCGGGGGCTGGGTGGTGGAGG from the Streptomyces sp. NBC_00310 genome contains:
- a CDS encoding DUF1254 domain-containing protein, whose amino-acid sequence is MASAGSSPAPQAVGDWRREYAYTLGEQAFVYGFPYIYNAELRHGWVTEPADPKMRMHSAVGHFWHARTLFDASDREGLAPNNDTLYSCAWVDLSTEPVILSHPEMGDRYFTFELVGITSDNYAYVGRRATGPHAGDFALVGPGWEGELPAGVRRTATAPSPWILVLGRTLVDGEHDLPAVHALQDRYRLTPLHLFGKQGVVVPERRDVLEPVDQEQDPLAPWKTLNAMLAENPPPERHEILLRQFAEIGVGAGLDVQEQPESVQQGLIAAAAAGLPMLQEQLLSGDWAKLINGWRYPPPEMGHFGDDFVKRAAEQALFGVAANDLEETVYLVAFDDAEGEKLSTGRYEIRFGAGSLPPVDAFWSLTAYDETRNLIASPIDRYSIGDRTRGLVTEPDGSLTLHLQPDSPGSDRENNWLPTPQEGIWFVALRMYLPRPEVIDARWQCPPVRRVG
- a CDS encoding SulP family inorganic anion transporter, whose protein sequence is MPAGPPRRLTGRRRFSALPVADWVRGYRRELLRGDLLAGLTVWALIVPESVAYAEIAGVPPQNAFYAAPIALAGYALLGGSRFLIVGATSAAAVLSASTVKGVSSDPGAIVGLSAALAVIVGAVLVAAGAARLGFLTNFLAEPALVGFLFGMALTIMVRQTGKILGVSSGEGDFFQRLAKLVSQAGDWSWTTITVGVAAVASLLLLERLLPRLPASLIVLAAGLIFSQAFNLHAHGVETVGRIPAAVPAPHLPDITSADWAELVGGSLGVALVVFAESYSIAGRFARLHGDEVKADREMVAVGAVNLAVGFFRGFVVSGSASRSAAAEGAGGRSPMVSLVAAVLVLFTGAFLTSLFTPLPEAVLGAIVIVAVKGFLRVGEMRRYATHDRPSLWIALTALIGVLVFDLLPGLLLAVLMSLLLFIAYSSTPRVAALGLLPGTAVWGDLQEHPRAVAAPGILVARPDGALFFGNVNRVRTAVKELVAASDRPPRAVVVDLTASYRLGLPVLDTLADLAADLDHQGVELHVARVRAGPTRSLSRHPLHATLSPDRLHTTVTDAVNALNDGWGPS